GGCAAGGATGGGCAAAACTAGAGTCCTGGGGCCACATCTGGCCTGCTGCCAGTTCTTTGGTACACAGCCATGTCCATTTGTTCGTCTGCGGCTGCTCTTGTCCTACATTGACAGAGAGGTGGGTACTTTAATGAGAGACCATGTGACCCACAAAGCCTCAAGTATGTACAATCTGAGCCTTTACAGGAAATGTGTGCTAACTCCGCCTTGGGCACATCTGGGACATTTCCTCCAGAGTAAAGGTCAAGACACTTCATCACTAAGAGGCGTAATTTTTGGTAAGACATTTTGGATTTGGGGtttattttacacatgaaaatACTGCTCCTACCAAATTAGTAGGTGACCAGAAGGCTGCAGGGGTTCTGCAAGCTGCCCCACCATCTACTACAGAGGACAAAGTAGGCCCCATAATCAAGGTATCTATGTTCATAGATTGTTTTGTGTGGTGTCTCTTGACAAGTCTCAGTCGTCACAGTTCAGGCCCTGAGTGTTAGGAATCAAGGCCATGCCCCTAATTCACAGAGCTGTTTCACTATTCAAAACACCGCTCCTGGAGTCCCCAAGCTTCACGCTGCACTACCGCCTCCCATGCTCTGTGGTGTTGGCAGAGGCGTCAAGTCATAAGGCCCCTTTAAGgcatctcagttttgtttttagttgttgtGTAAAGCTTCTTGCACATACTTCATTAGATTTGCTtccagtattttattatattttacattgcaTCTCTGATTTGCTTAGAGTTTGTTGTTGGGAAGTTTTAggattacaaaataaatactatGGATTTTTTTAGGTAAACTCTACACCTAacgtgaggtttgaactcacaaccccaagatcaaaagttgcatgctcaggtgctccaagaaatactatggatttttatattgattgtgGCCTTGCTGAGTTCACTAAATTCACTTACCAATGCTAACTTAAATGTAGAATTTCTTCATCAAAAATCATGCTGTTTGCAAACAATGAtagttctattgattttttttttctaatccctatgtactttattcttttcttgcctatgtactttattcttttcttgccttGTGGTCTGCTCTTAGATCAGAGTTTGTTTTTTATCATTGGAAACATGATGCTGAACGAAGTTGGAGTCCTTGGACATCCTTAGTTTCTTCCCAGTTTCAGAGAGAAAGCTTTTGTTATTTCTCCCTTAAAATACCAATTGTCAGGGCCaggcaggctcagtcagtggagcattcgactcttgatcttggggttataaattcaggtcccacactgggtatagaggttattttttttcaaaaatccttaaaatactgttttttggTCTCATAccctttataaaataagaattgggggcacctggatggttcagttggttaagtgtccgacttcagctcggggtcatcgtctcacggttcatgagtttgagccccacatcgggctctgtgcggacagcccagagcctggagtctgcttcagattctgtctccctttctctctctgctcctcccctgttcatgttctctctctttctgtctctcaaaaatggataaacattaaaaaatttaaattaggagaatttccatttgcttcaggttttgtatatgtgcatttttaatcatttgtaaATGTTGAATTTTAGATTATTTACTGCATCTCTCTCACATTATCTTGATATTCCTTATTATCTATCTCccaattcattcattctctgCAGCTAAGCCTAACTTCTTAAGCATCAGTTATGTTCTTAACTCCAGTCAATAACTTTTAGTTCCGGAGCACCTGACTAGCTGAGTTGGTGGAGTGTGccactcttgatcccagggttgtgagtctgagcccactgttgggtgtagagatcataagtaaataaacttaaaaatacctttaattttttcacaattctggagacagatcaaaaatcaagatgttggcaaggCCATACTCCCTCAGAAGTTGCAAGGAAGAATTCTTCCATGCATTTCTAGCTTCCATGGTTGCCAGCAAActtggcattccttggtttgCAGCTGTATCATTCCCATTTATGCCTCTCTTGTCACATAGCCTTCTACCCGTgtccaaattttcttctttataaggacaccagtcattgaattagggcccaccctaatcaaGTATGACCCCATCTTAAAATGATATCTGCAGAAACCCTATTTCCGAAGAAGGTCATAGTCTCAGCTACTGGTGGTTAAAACTTGAACATAACTTTTTGAAGTACACATCTTCCCTCACCATGcatccattctatttttttctgagactCCCCATATACCATCTCCTTCCTTGAACATACCAGTCACAGTTTGAAGTCGTGGTCTAATCATTCCAATATCTGCatcttctttttctgtgtttatgttgTCTGGTGTCATTTGTCTTTTATGCCTGGATATTGTTGATAGGGTTCACATATTGTGTACATAAATTGGAGGCATAGGATAATCACATGACCCATGTGCTATTATCATCTAAGAGAGGATTGGTGGCAGGCATGCAGCCGGACTTAAAAATTACCCTGAGAACACAAAAAGCTCAAAATGGCCAATATGTATTCAGCGGAAACCATAAAATGGTAATTTGAAAAGAGCCAAATCTGTGACCCAAACTCAGAAAATTCTGTAGGCAcgaatttaaatttacattctgGTAGGGGTTGGAGACCCTAACAAATCAATCCGTAAAACATAAATAGTATACGAATTATGGCTGAGTACAAAGAAGCAATAATGATCAGTAATGAGGACAAATCGTGGTGGTGCAGTTGTGTGTCCAGAGGCCTCCAAAAAGGGCCTAAAAGAGGGCAATTCATTGATGATGCAGGGATGCTGCGGAATTGGGGAATGGCCAGCAGGGGGAGGAGTGCAATGCCTTACGGCTGAGGCTGCAGACGACAGGTGTTCCGACAGTACAATACCGAGGAAGCAGGGCGAGTATAGGAAAGGAGAGTGGGTGAAGATGGAATGTTGGTAGAGACTGAGGTCACAAGTAGGGCTTATGGGCCATGTTAAGgggattttttgggggggcatcttggtggctcagttggttaagcatccgactttggttcaggtcatgatctcatggttcatgagttcaagccctgcattgggctaactgctgtcagtacagagcccactttgggtcctctgcctccctctctctctgccccttctttgcttgtgctctccctcactctctcaaaaataacatttaaaaactttttttttttaaagggatttttcTGTAAGATAAATAGGGTATCTCTGGTGCATTTTGAGCAGAGTTGCTCTAATCTTCCCTTAATAATATTCCCCTGATGACTGAGTTGAGACTTGAGTGATAAATCCCACTACAGAGCCAGGCATAGGACCTACTTGTTACCCTGGGTTTTACAGCATTTTACACAAAAATTGAGGGTAAGGGatgcgcctggctggctcagtcagtagaacatgtgactcttggtctcagggttgtaagtttgagcctcacatttgatgtagagattacttaaaaattaaaaatttgaggaTTAGAAGCTGCTATACcttctggaaaacaaatattACAGTGTTCAATTTACTAgtcttagaataaaatataactttttctaGTTGATAGGTCCTTATTTTAAAAGCTGTCTCTCAAGACTACCACTCAGCAATACAAAGTAATGAACTATCAATTCATGTAACAACCTGGCTGCATCTCCAGAGAATTCTagaatactatatatatgtatatgtagaatACTCATTACATGTGACAGAGTTATAGAATATTATCAAACTTTTGCCTTGATTATTTCTGGGTGCTGGGTTAAAAATTGATAACTATCTCTGTAATGTTCAGGTTTTCTGTTATAAGCATAAAAGATGTTTGCAATCAGAAAAGGAataagattatttaaattttaaaatggggagggggcacctggctggctcactcagtaaagcatgcaacttttttttttttaatttctttaagtaatctctgtacccagccagggctcaaattcatgatcctaagatcaagaccctcctgctcttccaactgagtcagccaggagacCAGAACATAGAACTCTGGATCTCCAGGTAGCAAGTTCAAGCACCACCTTGGGCATAGCACTtacataaaaaatacacatacatacacatatacctaCAATGGGGAGGGATATACACAGTCCCCAAGCAGGCAGAGTCCCTGCCTCGTCTCCCAGGTAATGATAAGTACCAGAATGCAGGGTAGCCCAGTCCTTCAGAAACAGCTCAGGAGCAAGATGGCCTCCGAGAACCCCTgagagccttggtttcctcctatgcacaaatggaaagatacaaatTGAGTTAACAAGTGTGATGTTTGTAACAGTGCCCTTCACATGCTAAGTATTCAATTAGATAGAAATTATCTTTTGCTATCTCTGGTTCTCCGGGCAACCCCTCCTCTGGGAGAAGAGGACAAATGGAAGGAAATTCGGACTAGAGCTATGCCCCTCCAAGGAGAACTGGGCCCAGGGAAGGCATCtctgagacacagggagagatgCCACACAGGGAGGCCTGGGCAGAGACCACTCTCATCCTATGGCTACCTTTCCCTCCCGACTCccggactggggtgggggtgaggtgaggaggtggagacTGGACTTGTTTTTCAAGGGAATTGGAAGCCCAACTCCAGGGCCCAGCTGCCTGACCCACAGGCTAACTTACTCTCTATTACATTCCCGATCACCCTCCCTGACTTCTTCTACCCTAATTAAGCCAGACCCCAGATATCCTCCATGAGCCCCTTGCCCCAACCTTAGACAGGCAGAAGCTGCCTAAACCACCAAGTACCCACCTGTAATTGGACAAAGTCAGGCTCACTGATGCTGGGCAATGAGGGAGTGCCACATGTTGGGGGTGTAGGGGTTGTGGAGTCCCTCACCCCAGAGTGCTTGCTTATAGGACTTGAGGAACTGTGCAGTTTGTTCAGCCAAAATTGCAATAAAGCCGTGTTCAACAGGCTGAGAGCAAAGCAGGACTGGGACTGGGCTCTGCCACCAAGTGGAGCCAGGGAACTAAAACATTATGATGGGTGTGGAATGTTGTGTCCAGAAACCCTTTACCGGAGCAGGCGCCCAGGTTGAAAGCTCTGAATATTCAGTCCGAGTAACTTAGGTCCCGTGGCACCTGGCtggtcagtcagtagagcatgctatTCTTGATCCctgggtggtgagttcaagccccacattgggtgtagagaatactaaaaaaaggtaaataaacttcaaatctttttattttattattttttttgagagacagagtgagcagggtagggttagagagagagggagactcagaatccaaagcaggctccaggctctgagctgtcagcacagagcccgacgcggggctggaacccacaaaccatgagatcatgacctgaactgaagccggccactcaactgactgagccacccaggcgccccggtagataaacttcaaaaaagtgATTTAGGTCTCCCAGGTAACTGCGGGGTTTCCTTCTTACTCAGCCAGACGagcaagcaactcttgatttccagtcatgagttcaagccccacattagatatagaaattactttttaagtttatttatttacttttgagagagaaagagtaggagtggtgcagagagagagtagAGCCCTATACAGGTCTCCAACccggggctctaacccaggaaccgtgagatcatgacctgagccgaagtcaagggtcagaggcttaacagactgagccacccaggcgccctggtgtagagattacttaaataaacttaatttttttttttaaaaggcagtttttTCCTCACTCAGAAGGGGGTGTTCTGACCAGGTGGCTTCCGTGTCTGCCACTCCAGCCCCACCAACGGCCACAGACTTTGCTTTCCTGGTGGAGCTCTTTTTTGCCTTCTCAAATGCAACCCACTCACACCAGCATCCTCCCAGTCTCCTCCAAGGAGAGGGACCGCACCCCACTCCCCAAGACTGCAGAGCGAGTTCAGAAGCCACCTTCCAAGGCTCTGACTCCACAGTGCCTGCGGCTGCtgcccctgtgttgggctgcaTGTGCCTCGTGCTCTcagccttcctcctgctcctgtgTTCTGCCCTTAGGAGGGGACAGTGGTTCTGCCTGCAGTGGCTgcacctgcctccttcctctttgATCTCATCGCCTATGTCCCAGGCACACTGATTTGCCTCTGGTCCTTGCAAAAGGTAGATTGAATGCGCTGATCTCTCCACTAGGAAAGATGTTTGTGCGGCTGGCGCCTCTAATCATTCACCTTTGAGGATCTGGCTCAGATATCACCTCTTAACCTGATCATATCACCATTGCTGCCCACACATTCCAGCTGCTGAAACACTCGGATCTCCTTCACAGCATGCATAGGCTCAGAGTCTTGGGGGTGTTGAGGGCCTTATAGGATAGGTCCTGCTGGGTGATGAGCTTGGCACAGCCGCCAACCTCCATGGCTCCCTGCCGCCCTTGGTCACCCACTGAGACAGTGGCTGCACTTTCAACCAGGTATCTCGAGTCTCACTCAGGTTCTTAGAGTTCCTGCTGCATCTCTGGGCCAGACTTGGaaccctcctccacctccacctccttaTATGTCCTGTTTCAAGGGCCCTAAGCAGATCTGGGAGTCTCATTTTTAGACCTCAGGGCCTGGGATGGGCTGCCAACCAGGAGACAGGTTGGCCTGCTGTGGCCTCCTAACCCAAGTCTACAGTCAGGGGCCTGAGGTCTAGGACACATACTTTCCTCAGGATCCCACACCACCCTAAGAAGTGGAGGGAGGGTTTGGAGCAGTGCACCATTAGACAGAGCTTGAAGCAACACCAAGATGCACCAACATGGCTGTCCCATCACCCCAGATCCAGACTGTGCACCACTGTCTGGCTGGAACAGGGCAGATCTCTGCTGCTGAGCCTGTCTCCCCTCCAGGGCCTGTGCAGGGAGCAAGAGCTGGCCCGAGTGCACCTGAGCTCCTTCCATCCTGGGCTGCAGAGTTTGGTATGGAGGATGAGGCTGCAGGACAGACGGCTACTGAGGTGGGGGAGACATTTCCCGGCCCCACCCTGTACATAGAGACCTTTCAAGTGAGGTGTTTCAGCAGTGACTCGACACACTGAAGGACCTAGATCTGTGCACTATGCAGGGCTCCTTGGGATGTAGTGCATAGTAGGGTTCTGTAGGATATTACCTAGGGTGGGCAGCGGGTCTGTGGGTTAGTGTGAGGGTTATATAGGGTTTTACTGGGGTGAACAACAAAGGAATTGCTTCATTTCCTGAGCTGTATGAATGATAGACAGCATTCATTGAGTGAGGTGGTACCTTAGCGGAGGCTGAGCCCCCTGGGGATCATTCTGGGTTAGAGGATGTCATGAGTACTTGGCTCATTGGGTGTTCTAGGGTCTCTAGGCAAAGTGTGGAAATTGGAAGATCTTTTGATATTACATTGAGATATCTTGCACAGTGCATGGAcgagggaagggggcagaagaTCAATTATCAGGAGGTTTTCAGAGTGGGGGGGCATGTGGGGAGTGGGCCTTAGGACAGACATGTGGCCACAGGAAACCTTAACAATCCACCggacccctccccaccagccacTGAGGGGCCTGAACATTCCTGGGCAAGATGTCAGAGTCCCTGCCCAGCCTACCGATCCCCAACCAGACCCGCAGAAAGTCACAAGACCACTGGAGGGAGGAGTCAGACagtttaatttagaaataagCTTGGGACAGTGTCCTGATCAGATGGAAACTGAAGGGCCCAGCTTTGGAGAAAAAGGCCATCGTGGAGAGTAAGGGCTCCAAGTGGGGAGGGAACAGCGTGGGAGCTGGTATAGAGATGTCGCAAAGCTGGTCCTGTGCTCAGCAGGTACTGGCAGAGCCTGAGGAGAGAATGGGGGTGAGGTCCTGACAGACATGGCCACTACAAGACAACCCCCTCAGCCTCCGGAGACCCCCAAGGCTGGGCTGGCTCAGGACCGCGCCGCCTTACACATGGCATAACATTTAACAACTCAAATACTATGGCCACCCTGCCTGAGTGCCTGGAAGCCGCCCAAGGAAGACGAAGAAGCCCGTCTCACCTGGAGTGATGAGTGGAGTGGCTCTCTCAGGTAAGGGGCTGAGAAAGGAGCACATGAAATTAGCACCCCCCCTTCTGTCTTTTTACCCTGTCAGGACTCctggtgccccctccccagggctttgtgctcacagctccaAGCCTgtttgcaattctctctctctctgcccctcccctgcttgaacacGTGTgcgcctctctctctcgctccataaataaaataaacttaaacacacaaacacacactaccAAGGGTTATAGCTTTCTCTATTTGGGGTGCTTTGGGGCTGATTATCTGTGAATAACAAATCAGACTGCAAGCCCAAGGAGGCCCACAGGCTCTCCTCTTCCTCTAAATTGTAGAACTTTCCCCTCAAATAGGCGTGCTTAGCTCCAGGTGCATACAATAGGGGCCCTATCTCACCTGTGCTTCTTATTGTACTTGCATTTGCATTTTCCACCTGTGAGAGGAAGAGATGGTCAATGCAAAGAACCTGGGGAGCCTGGGCCAAGCCAAgcccccccacccgcccctgccctgcctgccagCCCATCACTCACTCAGAGCTGTCAAGATTCCAGCGATGCACAGGAGCCCTCCAACAATCATCCCACCCAGCTGTAGGCTTTCCCAgtctggggagcagagggagtgAGCTGGCACCCGCCTGGCTCCGCTCCACtcattcaaaagatatttatCATCACCTGCTTGTACAAATGCACTTACATTCCAGGCAACAAGAAAGACAAGCCAGTAAATAAATATAGCAAATAATATCTGGTGGGAACAGCACTAGGGAAAAAATATAAGCAGAACagcacagaaaaagaaggaaggcttTTCTGAAAGGTGGCGTTTGAGCTGACACTAGGGAGAGAGGAGTGTGTAGGGACACTGCAGGACAGTGCCAGCCCAAGGAAGAGGAAACCTGCCTGGGGGGCTGTAGGGCAAAGAGCCAGGTGCTGGGAAGGCAAGTGAGAGAGTAAACGGAGGCTTAGGTGAGATACCTGGGGACCCaacagcctccagcccctcccccagaaatCTCCCTACATACCCCGCGGGCACCTTCCCTCCTTGCCGGTATGAAGTTCTCCCAAAGATCATGTTGCATGTTGGCCTTTCACTCTTTTCATAGACCATGCTGAGTCTGCAGTCCCCAATCCCAGCCCCATCTTGCTGTTCTTTCCTCATCAGCCCTCACTAAGCTCTAGCAAAGAGTTCCAGGACAGGCAAAGgtagggtaggggtggggggtgagggataTCAGCTCTTACCATAATAGAAGGGACTGTCTTTATCtgtggaaaaggggaaaaagaaaaaaaagaagaaagaataaggacCAGAACCAGGAGGCAGCATGTGGGATCTTAGAGAGAAAATGGGggcagcaggagcagggcagtTTGGGGCCTTACTCACCGACCAGGTCATTGGCTTCCAAGGCAGGCAGACCTGGGTGGAAAAAGCAAGGGGATGGGGTATTAAGTCACGACACTGATCTCAAAATGAATCAGCAGGCAGGACCTCAGCCTAGAGGGGCAAAGATGAACCAACTTCATGGTAGGGGGAACCCTGGGGTCACCAGTTCCCTTCCTCACACCTTCTCCAGTCCCACACagccctgggattctctctctcacccccatgGCCTtgccacccctccccaactcaccctTCCTGCTACTTCTCCTGCTTCCTGCTAGCCTTTCTTGCATTTGAAATGGGATGGTGTGTTGGTATCTTTTTACCCTCTTCTGAGAAGCTTCCTGCACAGACCCTGGCCAACACACTGTTAGGGAATAGGGaaggcttctctctcttttttaaagtttgtttattttgagagagagagagacaatgcgattagaagagggacagagagagagggagaatcccaagcaggctctgcacagtcaacacaaagccctgtgcagggctcaaacct
The genomic region above belongs to Suricata suricatta isolate VVHF042 chromosome 2, meerkat_22Aug2017_6uvM2_HiC, whole genome shotgun sequence and contains:
- the FXYD4 gene encoding FXYD domain-containing ion transport regulator 4 encodes the protein MKRVTRGLLLTLAGLPALEANDLVDKDSPFYYDWESLQLGGMIVGGLLCIAGILTALSGKCKCKYNKKHSPLPERATPLITPGSASTC